In Lewinellaceae bacterium, a single window of DNA contains:
- a CDS encoding MCE family protein, which translates to MAKKTENTVKLGLFITIAVALFIAGVYLIGSQENMFGATLRVSSVFGNVNGLQPGNNVRYSGINVGTVESIMLLNDSTVQVNMKLDKTVQPYIKKGAVASIGSDGLVGSMLVNISPGKGAGGMVEEGDVIASYSRVETEELLNTLGKTNENIALISNDLLRITNYMTRGKGTLALLLRDTQLAIGLREAIFNLQATSRSLAATGGQLQRLTGEVEEGSGLLNQLLYDTTVITNLNASISQIDTLAEKAMPVLTELRRSAEDIAASSAILKSAMQQLAEGEGAATLLLRDTAFANNLEQTMQHIEEGTARFNENMEAMRHNFLFRRYFKKKGKKGDGGAP; encoded by the coding sequence ATGGCAAAGAAAACGGAAAACACGGTAAAACTAGGCTTGTTCATTACCATTGCGGTGGCGCTCTTCATCGCGGGGGTCTACCTGATCGGCAGCCAGGAGAATATGTTTGGCGCCACGCTCAGGGTCAGCTCCGTCTTCGGCAATGTCAACGGCCTGCAGCCGGGCAACAACGTCCGCTACTCAGGCATCAATGTGGGCACGGTGGAAAGCATCATGCTGCTGAATGACAGCACGGTGCAGGTCAATATGAAACTCGACAAAACGGTGCAGCCGTACATCAAAAAAGGCGCCGTGGCCAGTATCGGATCCGACGGCCTGGTAGGCAGCATGCTGGTCAACATCAGCCCGGGAAAAGGAGCGGGAGGCATGGTGGAGGAAGGCGACGTCATTGCTTCCTACAGCCGGGTGGAAACGGAGGAACTGCTCAATACGCTGGGCAAGACCAATGAGAACATCGCCCTGATCTCCAACGACCTGCTCCGCATCACCAACTACATGACCCGGGGCAAAGGAACGCTGGCCCTGTTGCTGCGGGATACGCAGCTGGCCATCGGCCTTCGCGAAGCCATTTTCAACCTGCAGGCCACTTCCCGGAGCCTGGCTGCCACCGGCGGGCAGCTTCAGCGCCTGACCGGCGAAGTGGAAGAAGGCTCCGGCCTGCTGAATCAATTGTTGTACGACACCACGGTAATAACCAACCTCAATGCCTCCATCAGCCAGATCGACACGCTGGCGGAAAAAGCAATGCCTGTCCTGACAGAACTCCGGCGCTCTGCGGAAGACATTGCCGCTTCCAGCGCCATCCTGAAGTCGGCTATGCAGCAACTGGCCGAAGGGGAAGGCGCCGCCACTCTGCTGCTGCGGGACACCGCCTTTGCCAACAACCTCGAACAAACTATGCAACACATCGAAGAGGGAACCGCCCGCTTCAATGAGAATATGGAGGCGATGCGGCATAACTTCCTCTTCCGGCGGTATTTTAAGAAGAAAGGGAAGAAAGGGGACGGGGGCGCGCCTTGA
- a CDS encoding ATP-binding cassette domain-containing protein, giving the protein MKPLIHIADLYKSFGEQHVLNGFQLDLYEGENLVIVGKSGSGKSVLLKCIVRLLEPDSGVLEVLGRPIPELNQYEMDRLRTEVGFLFQGSALYDSMTVQENLEFPLRRHPEKIEGQDVDSLIVNTLKSVGLAHTIGLMPEELSGGMQRRIALARTLILRPRIILYDEPTSGLDPITAKEIIELMLKVQKEYNTSALIITHDMDCARVIANRMIILIDGKNYAEGNYEALSKLPDPRVQAFFK; this is encoded by the coding sequence ATGAAACCCTTGATCCACATAGCGGACTTGTACAAATCCTTTGGCGAACAACACGTCCTCAATGGTTTCCAACTGGACCTGTACGAGGGCGAGAACCTGGTGATCGTCGGCAAATCCGGCTCCGGCAAATCGGTGTTGCTCAAGTGCATCGTCCGCCTTTTGGAACCCGATTCCGGCGTGCTGGAGGTACTGGGAAGGCCCATCCCCGAACTGAACCAGTACGAAATGGACCGGCTGCGCACTGAGGTCGGCTTCCTCTTTCAGGGCAGCGCCCTGTACGACAGCATGACCGTGCAGGAAAACCTGGAATTTCCCCTGAGGCGCCACCCGGAAAAGATAGAAGGGCAGGATGTGGATTCCCTTATTGTGAATACCCTGAAGAGCGTGGGCCTGGCCCATACCATCGGCCTGATGCCCGAAGAGCTCTCGGGCGGCATGCAGCGCCGGATCGCCCTGGCCCGCACCCTGATCCTGCGCCCGCGCATCATCCTGTACGACGAACCGACCAGCGGGCTGGACCCCATCACCGCTAAAGAGATCATCGAACTGATGCTGAAGGTTCAGAAGGAATACAATACCTCTGCCCTGATCATTACGCATGACATGGATTGCGCGCGGGTGATCGCCAACCGGATGATTATCCTGATCGACGGCAAGAACTACGCGGAGGGGAATTACGAAGCATTATCAAAGCTGCCGGACCCCAGGGTCCAGGCATTTTTCAAATAG
- a CDS encoding ABC transporter permease: MPTTYFQRSGLRRYLQETGEVWLFARRFFKEAIRRPFEWRELLHQCFIAGNQSLFLVGMTGLIMGLVLTLQTRPTMEDFGAEAYMPSMIGISIIREIGPVIIALICAGKIGSSIGAELGSMKVTEQIAAMEVSGTNPFKYLVVTRILATTLMVPLLVIFGDAIALFGSYLVENMKGDVSFRLFFNKVFRQLSFADLMPATIKTFFFGFAIGLIGCYKGYNSKKGTAGVGRAANTAVVVASMLLFVLDFIAVLVADIFFDL, translated from the coding sequence ATGCCTACCACCTACTTCCAACGCTCCGGCCTGCGGAGGTATCTTCAGGAGACCGGCGAAGTATGGCTCTTCGCCCGTCGTTTTTTCAAGGAAGCCATCCGCCGTCCCTTCGAATGGCGGGAACTGCTCCATCAATGCTTCATCGCCGGCAATCAATCTTTATTCCTGGTGGGGATGACCGGCCTGATTATGGGCCTGGTGCTCACCCTACAGACGCGGCCCACCATGGAGGATTTCGGCGCCGAAGCCTATATGCCGTCCATGATCGGTATCTCCATCATCCGGGAGATCGGGCCGGTGATCATTGCCCTGATCTGCGCCGGCAAGATCGGCTCCAGCATCGGGGCGGAGCTGGGTTCCATGAAAGTGACCGAGCAGATCGCCGCCATGGAGGTATCGGGCACCAACCCCTTTAAATACCTGGTGGTGACCCGCATCCTGGCCACCACCCTGATGGTGCCCCTGCTGGTCATCTTCGGAGACGCGATCGCCCTGTTCGGCTCCTACCTGGTGGAAAACATGAAGGGCGATGTGTCCTTCCGGCTTTTTTTCAACAAAGTATTCCGGCAACTGAGCTTTGCCGACCTGATGCCGGCCACCATCAAAACCTTTTTCTTCGGTTTTGCCATCGGCCTCATCGGCTGCTATAAAGGGTATAATTCCAAAAAAGGAACGGCCGGCGTGGGCCGCGCCGCCAATACTGCCGTGGTGGTGGCCTCCATGCTCTTGTTTGTGCTCGACTTCATCGCCGTGCTGGTGGCGGATATCTTTTTTGATTTGTAA
- a CDS encoding FAD-dependent oxidoreductase: MNQAIILGAGLSGLVTAYELKKMGIQPLVLEARERCGGRIWTLEGEGRGTPLEMGATWFGDKHQHLMGLLLELGVGYFDQHDQGKALLEAMSFAPPQRFDLPASEEPYHRVQGGSRSLVDALVSRIGEPNIRLNTPIAEIREQGQGLQLTAQDGAEFQARLVVAALPPRLLLKTIRFSPAIPKGTAQVMAQTHTWMSESVKFAVEYERPFWREHGFAGTAYSQAGPATEIYDHTNFEGTAFALKGFLAPGTAQLKEDDRREMVLRQLVKLFGLEAANFLSYIDWVWANEPFTHHPYDGYILPHQNSGHPAFARPLMGGKLFLSGTETSPEFGGYMDGAVLSGLLAADRVALL, translated from the coding sequence ATGAACCAAGCCATCATCCTCGGCGCCGGCCTCAGCGGCCTCGTCACCGCGTACGAATTAAAAAAGATGGGCATTCAGCCGCTGGTGCTGGAAGCCCGGGAGCGCTGCGGCGGCCGCATCTGGACCCTGGAGGGCGAAGGGCGGGGAACTCCTTTAGAAATGGGCGCCACCTGGTTTGGCGACAAGCACCAGCACCTGATGGGCCTTTTGCTGGAACTGGGCGTAGGCTACTTCGACCAGCACGACCAGGGCAAGGCCTTGCTGGAGGCCATGTCCTTTGCCCCGCCCCAGCGTTTCGACCTGCCCGCTTCCGAAGAGCCGTACCACCGGGTGCAGGGAGGCAGCCGCTCGCTGGTCGATGCCCTGGTGAGCCGCATCGGCGAGCCAAACATCCGGCTGAACACGCCCATCGCCGAAATTCGGGAACAGGGCCAGGGGCTGCAACTCACGGCTCAGGATGGCGCTGAATTCCAGGCCCGCCTGGTGGTGGCCGCCCTGCCGCCCCGCCTGCTGCTGAAAACCATCCGCTTCTCGCCGGCTATTCCCAAAGGAACGGCTCAGGTGATGGCTCAAACCCACACCTGGATGAGCGAATCGGTCAAGTTTGCCGTCGAATACGAACGGCCCTTCTGGCGGGAGCACGGCTTTGCCGGCACGGCTTACAGCCAGGCTGGCCCGGCTACCGAGATTTACGACCACACCAATTTTGAAGGAACTGCCTTTGCCCTCAAAGGTTTCCTGGCTCCGGGAACGGCGCAGCTCAAAGAAGACGACCGCCGGGAGATGGTGCTTCGCCAGTTGGTAAAACTCTTCGGCCTGGAAGCTGCCAATTTCCTTTCCTACATCGACTGGGTGTGGGCCAATGAGCCATTTACCCACCATCCTTACGACGGCTACATCCTCCCTCACCAAAACAGCGGCCACCCCGCTTTCGCTAGACCTCTGATGGGCGGCAAACTCTTTCTGTCCGGCACCGAAACCTCTCCGGAATTCGGCGGCTATATGGATGGGGCGGTACTGTCGGGGTTGTTGGCAGCGGATCGGGTGGCGTTGTTGTGA
- a CDS encoding AI-2E family transporter, giving the protein MPTRPYIRPIAFWLMLIGITASFIGMIGPFLLALFWAALLALTFYRPYRILRWRLRGRENLAAALSSLLIILIVVVPGFFILLALVNESVSVYQKIQSGEWDLARVVDFIETQSPRLEEALSMVGLSPDKLRENVSNFAVKATGLVADRVFNYTQNALSFTAQFFLMLYVLFFFLRDGRKMLNAAINVVPLGNKWERTLIERFASVARATLKGTLIVAVVQGSIGGLMFAILGIEGALFWGVMMTILSLLPVGGSAIVWAPAAAILAWQGLWGKAIALVIVGTLGIGLIDNILRPILVGRDTKMPDFLVLLATLGGIAWFGLSGFVLGPVIAALFLTFWQTAGKEYGGADE; this is encoded by the coding sequence ATGCCCACACGCCCCTACATCCGTCCCATCGCCTTCTGGCTGATGCTCATCGGCATAACCGCCTCCTTCATAGGAATGATCGGGCCTTTCTTGCTGGCCCTGTTCTGGGCGGCCCTGCTGGCCCTGACCTTTTACCGGCCCTACCGCATCCTGCGCTGGCGGCTGCGCGGCCGGGAGAACCTGGCGGCGGCCCTTAGCTCCCTTCTGATCATTCTGATCGTAGTCGTTCCGGGGTTTTTCATTCTGCTGGCGCTGGTCAATGAGAGCGTAAGCGTTTATCAGAAGATACAATCCGGAGAGTGGGATCTGGCGCGGGTGGTAGATTTCATCGAAACCCAGTCGCCCCGCCTGGAAGAAGCCCTGTCAATGGTTGGTTTGTCGCCGGACAAACTGCGGGAAAACGTGAGCAATTTTGCCGTGAAGGCCACGGGGCTGGTGGCCGACCGGGTGTTCAACTACACGCAGAACGCCCTCTCATTCACCGCCCAGTTTTTTCTGATGTTGTACGTACTCTTCTTTTTCCTGCGCGACGGCCGCAAGATGTTGAACGCCGCGATCAATGTAGTGCCGCTCGGCAATAAATGGGAGCGCACGCTGATCGAACGTTTTGCCAGCGTGGCGCGGGCTACTTTGAAAGGAACTTTGATCGTTGCTGTCGTGCAGGGCTCTATCGGCGGGCTGATGTTTGCCATCCTGGGCATCGAAGGCGCTTTGTTCTGGGGGGTGATGATGACCATATTGTCCCTCCTGCCGGTAGGAGGGAGTGCGATAGTGTGGGCTCCGGCAGCCGCCATTCTGGCCTGGCAGGGCTTGTGGGGCAAGGCCATCGCCCTGGTGATCGTCGGCACTCTGGGCATCGGCCTGATCGACAACATTTTGCGCCCGATACTGGTGGGAAGGGATACCAAAATGCCGGACTTTCTGGTGCTGCTGGCCACCCTGGGTGGCATCGCCTGGTTCGGCCTGAGCGGCTTCGTGCTCGGCCCGGTGATCGCCGCGCTGTTTCTCACTTTCTGGCAAACGGCGGGCAAGGAGTATGGAGGGGCGGATGAATGA
- a CDS encoding acetylxylan esterase yields the protein MKPSLFFLIVCIAVRAYSQETMLCVGRYWTEDEANLAMKQFAGQWDDLASWEERAQTIKQGIVEGLQLDKMPEISGNFNPIIHSTRTMDGYIVENIAIESFPGFYITGNLYRPTKKQDKYPAILCPHGHGKDPRFSEAMQKRCAVLVRMGAIVFAYDMVGNGESLQVNHKMPIALLLQTWNSRRVLEYLLSRPDVDADLIGMTGASGGGTQTFVLTAIDDRIKASAPVVQVSAHFFGGCVCESGMPIHKSAHHQTNNVEIAALCAPRPLLLVSDGADWTRNTPRIEYPYIQRVYALYDAEHKVENVHLPAERHDYGPSKRAAAYNFLAHHLHLNLYALSFDNGYVEDFATVLPKEELSVFTGEHPMPANALQGDEAVMGYLGIGR from the coding sequence ATGAAGCCATCTTTGTTTTTTTTGATCGTTTGCATAGCAGTTCGGGCTTACAGCCAGGAAACCATGCTTTGCGTCGGCAGATACTGGACGGAGGATGAGGCCAACCTGGCCATGAAGCAATTTGCCGGCCAATGGGATGATCTCGCTTCCTGGGAAGAGCGGGCACAAACCATCAAACAAGGCATCGTGGAAGGCTTGCAACTGGATAAAATGCCGGAAATAAGCGGAAACTTCAACCCCATCATACACAGTACCCGCACGATGGATGGGTATATCGTTGAAAATATAGCCATCGAAAGTTTCCCTGGGTTTTACATCACCGGAAACCTGTACCGCCCCACAAAAAAGCAAGACAAATACCCTGCCATCCTTTGCCCTCACGGGCACGGAAAAGATCCACGCTTTTCCGAAGCCATGCAGAAGCGGTGCGCCGTCCTGGTCCGGATGGGCGCCATCGTATTTGCCTACGATATGGTAGGCAATGGCGAAAGCCTTCAGGTGAACCACAAAATGCCGATAGCCTTGTTGCTGCAAACCTGGAACAGCCGCCGCGTCCTGGAGTATCTCCTTTCCCGCCCGGATGTAGATGCCGACCTGATCGGCATGACCGGCGCTTCGGGCGGGGGAACTCAAACGTTCGTCTTAACGGCCATCGATGACAGGATAAAGGCATCGGCGCCGGTGGTGCAGGTCTCTGCACACTTTTTCGGCGGGTGCGTGTGCGAAAGCGGGATGCCTATTCACAAGAGTGCCCATCATCAAACCAATAATGTGGAAATTGCCGCCCTATGCGCTCCCCGCCCCTTATTGCTGGTTTCCGACGGGGCCGACTGGACCAGAAATACGCCCCGCATCGAATATCCTTATATCCAAAGGGTTTATGCTTTGTACGACGCGGAGCACAAAGTAGAGAACGTGCATCTGCCGGCGGAAAGGCACGACTACGGCCCTTCCAAAAGAGCCGCGGCCTACAATTTTCTGGCGCATCACCTGCACCTGAACCTCTATGCCTTATCTTTCGATAATGGGTATGTGGAAGATTTTGCAACCGTGCTGCCCAAAGAAGAACTGAGTGTGTTCACCGGCGAACATCCCATGCCAGCGAATGCCTTACAGGGGGATGAGGCGGTGATGGGGTATTTGGGGATTGGGCGATGA
- a CDS encoding DUF2961 domain-containing protein yields MSLKPFFFNFYYLFALFITTTVYIPAQSQSLGPLGDLHLAREGGLAHYSSADPTGGNSDRRPIAPGETLVLAEHEGTGVVRRWWITIAPRGAAEILRHLIVRCYWDGEETPSVEVPVGDFFGMGFGEWKDYISLPLNMTSGGYNAYWPMPFRRSARITVENTGNVPVESFYYNVDIRTYSQLPEGALYFHAQYRQSRSRAGEPVTILETTGRGHYVGTLLSMQPERGKNYSYLEGDEQIFVDGETAPSIIGTGTEDYFSSGWYYITGEYSAPYHGVTIKDDEHGRINTYRWHIEDPIPFRNSFRFQIEHGGTNDVPGVEYSSVAFWYQTHPHPPFPPLPEQLMPLSVISSPSIEAEALLDRAQATSGRLRIQQMTEFNGEWSGGAQLWWVEAQPGGRLSISLEAPQTGTYELIGFFTRAQDYGILRLHVNGQPAGDLMDGYGPNVEPTGPISFGRVQLRKGENKLEIELLGKDARSAGYSDGYLVGIDGFLLAPRSSR; encoded by the coding sequence ATGAGCCTTAAGCCCTTCTTTTTTAACTTCTATTATTTGTTCGCCCTGTTCATCACTACCACCGTGTATATTCCGGCCCAATCCCAATCCTTAGGGCCGCTGGGCGATCTCCACCTCGCCCGCGAGGGCGGCCTGGCGCACTACTCCAGCGCCGACCCCACGGGCGGCAATAGCGACCGCCGGCCCATCGCGCCCGGTGAAACCCTCGTGCTCGCCGAACACGAAGGAACAGGGGTGGTGCGGCGGTGGTGGATTACCATCGCCCCGCGCGGCGCGGCTGAGATTCTGCGCCACCTCATCGTGCGCTGTTACTGGGATGGCGAGGAAACGCCATCGGTGGAGGTCCCCGTAGGCGACTTCTTCGGGATGGGCTTCGGCGAGTGGAAGGACTATATCTCCCTGCCTCTCAATATGACGAGCGGCGGTTACAACGCCTACTGGCCCATGCCCTTCCGGCGCAGCGCCCGCATCACCGTGGAGAACACCGGCAACGTGCCGGTGGAGAGCTTCTATTACAATGTCGATATCCGCACCTACAGCCAGTTGCCGGAAGGCGCTCTCTATTTCCACGCCCAATACCGGCAGTCGCGCAGCCGGGCGGGCGAGCCGGTAACCATCCTGGAGACTACGGGGCGAGGCCACTACGTCGGCACCCTGCTCTCTATGCAGCCCGAACGCGGCAAGAACTATTCTTATCTGGAGGGAGACGAGCAGATATTCGTAGATGGGGAAACCGCCCCCAGCATCATTGGCACCGGAACGGAGGACTACTTCTCTTCGGGTTGGTACTACATCACCGGAGAGTACAGCGCTCCCTACCACGGCGTGACGATCAAGGACGACGAGCACGGGCGCATCAACACCTACCGCTGGCACATCGAAGACCCCATCCCCTTCCGGAATAGCTTCCGTTTCCAGATCGAACACGGCGGCACAAATGATGTGCCGGGAGTGGAATACTCCTCCGTCGCTTTCTGGTATCAGACGCACCCGCATCCGCCCTTCCCGCCCTTACCCGAACAACTGATGCCGCTTTCAGTTATTTCTTCTCCATCTATCGAGGCGGAAGCCTTACTGGATCGCGCCCAGGCCACAAGCGGCCGCCTGCGCATCCAGCAGATGACGGAATTTAACGGAGAATGGAGCGGCGGCGCCCAGCTGTGGTGGGTGGAAGCCCAACCCGGCGGCCGCCTGTCTATCTCCCTGGAAGCGCCACAGACCGGAACCTACGAACTCATCGGTTTCTTTACCCGGGCGCAGGACTACGGCATCCTCCGCCTCCACGTCAACGGCCAGCCGGCAGGCGACTTGATGGACGGCTACGGGCCGAATGTGGAGCCTACCGGCCCCATCTCTTTCGGCAGAGTGCAACTGCGCAAAGGCGAGAACAAACTGGAAATCGAACTGCTGGGCAAGGATGCGCGCTCGGCCGGCTACTCCGATGGCTACTTGGTTGGTATTGACGGATTCCTTCTCGCGCCGCGATCATCTCGTTGA
- a CDS encoding sulfatase-like hydrolase/transferase has product MTNFNFPSCLFILFSLTFAGAAAQAPPPPNLIIIFADDLGYGDLACYSHPTIRTPNLDQMAQEGMRFTQFYAAASVCTPSRAGLLTGRYPVRTGMVQGLIPGRVLFPKDKTGLPSGEVTIAEVLKQRHYATMAIGKWHLGHLPAFLPTAQGFDSYLGIPYSNDMDYVAPRDGKPGYWNVPLLRDTSIIERPADQTTLTKRYTEEAIQFIRRNADGPFFLYLAHTMPHIPLFASAEFMGTSARGLYGDVVEEIDWSVGEILRVLREAGLSEHTLVLFTSDNGPWLVQGAHGGSAGLLREGKGTTWEGGMREPMIAWWPGTIPAGATSPELATTMDLLPTAAALSGAALPESQLDGYDLLPLLKGKVPSPRDFFVYYRGDRIFAARHGPWKAHFITQTAYPAGPLDYHDPPLLYQLENDPGEHYDVASQHPEEIEEIRKRVQEHHARVGRTRQPTIEAEALLDQARTTGGALRVQNMSAFGEDWGGDAQLWWVEAQPGDRLALPLEAPAAGDYELIGFFTWAGDYGIVRLHINGQPIGALMDGFGTGVKPTGPLSFGRVKLQKGANELEIELVGKDLRSAGYSDGYLVGIDGFSLRE; this is encoded by the coding sequence ATGACTAATTTCAATTTCCCCTCCTGTCTCTTCATCCTCTTCTCTCTAACCTTCGCCGGCGCTGCCGCCCAGGCGCCCCCGCCCCCCAACCTGATCATCATCTTTGCCGATGACCTCGGCTACGGCGACCTCGCCTGCTATAGCCACCCCACGATCCGCACCCCCAACCTGGACCAGATGGCGCAGGAAGGCATGCGGTTCACCCAATTCTACGCAGCGGCATCCGTCTGTACGCCCAGCCGGGCGGGCCTGCTCACCGGGCGGTACCCGGTGCGTACCGGTATGGTGCAGGGGCTGATTCCGGGGCGCGTGCTCTTCCCAAAGGACAAAACCGGGTTGCCTTCCGGGGAGGTCACAATCGCTGAAGTGCTCAAGCAGCGCCACTACGCCACCATGGCCATCGGCAAATGGCACCTGGGGCACCTGCCCGCTTTCCTGCCGACGGCCCAGGGTTTCGACAGCTATCTCGGCATTCCCTATTCGAACGACATGGATTACGTGGCGCCAAGGGACGGCAAGCCGGGTTACTGGAATGTCCCCCTGCTGCGAGACACCTCCATTATCGAACGGCCCGCCGACCAAACGACCCTGACCAAACGGTATACGGAAGAGGCCATACAGTTCATTCGCCGCAATGCCGACGGCCCCTTTTTCCTCTACCTGGCTCACACCATGCCCCATATCCCTCTTTTCGCATCGGCTGAATTTATGGGTACCAGTGCCCGCGGCCTCTACGGCGATGTGGTCGAAGAGATCGACTGGAGCGTTGGCGAGATCCTACGTGTACTTCGGGAGGCCGGCCTATCGGAACACACCCTCGTTTTGTTCACCAGCGACAACGGCCCCTGGCTGGTGCAGGGGGCTCATGGCGGTTCTGCCGGCCTGTTGCGCGAAGGCAAGGGCACTACCTGGGAAGGCGGCATGCGCGAACCCATGATCGCCTGGTGGCCGGGAACTATACCCGCCGGCGCTACTTCCCCGGAACTCGCCACTACGATGGACCTGCTGCCCACCGCCGCTGCCCTCAGCGGAGCAGCCCTCCCAGAGTCTCAGCTGGATGGCTACGACCTTCTGCCTTTATTGAAGGGCAAAGTGCCGTCTCCCCGCGATTTCTTCGTTTACTACCGCGGCGACCGCATTTTTGCCGCCCGCCATGGCCCGTGGAAAGCCCATTTCATCACCCAAACAGCTTATCCGGCCGGCCCACTGGATTACCACGACCCGCCCCTGCTTTATCAGTTGGAAAACGACCCGGGCGAGCATTATGATGTCGCCTCCCAACATCCGGAAGAGATCGAAGAGATTCGGAAACGGGTACAGGAGCACCATGCGCGCGTTGGGCGTACCCGCCAGCCAACGATCGAAGCGGAGGCGTTGCTCGATCAGGCCCGCACAACCGGCGGCGCCCTTAGGGTACAAAACATGTCGGCTTTCGGGGAAGACTGGGGCGGCGACGCCCAGTTGTGGTGGGTGGAGGCTCAGCCCGGCGACCGCCTGGCGTTGCCGCTGGAAGCGCCCGCAGCCGGCGATTACGAACTCATTGGCTTCTTCACCTGGGCAGGGGACTACGGCATCGTCCGGCTTCATATCAACGGGCAGCCGATAGGCGCGTTGATGGATGGCTTCGGCACAGGCGTAAAGCCTACCGGGCCGTTATCCTTTGGCCGGGTAAAGCTGCAAAAAGGCGCCAATGAATTGGAAATTGAACTGGTGGGCAAGGACCTGCGCTCGGCCGGCTACTCCGATGGGTATCTGGTTGGGATCGATGGGTTTTCGTTGCGGGAATAA
- a CDS encoding Uma2 family endonuclease encodes MAVQITKRLLTVEEYHKMGEAGILQESGIELINGEIIEMSPIGSKQVSCVNKLNALLNAILGKNAIVSVQNPIITGDLSEPEPYISILAYREDYYAEKIPGSKDVLLVIEVADTSVEYDREVKLPQYAKSGIPEFWLVNLEDQVIEVHWQPAGDGYKFRELVRSGDILDARNIKLSIPVVAILG; translated from the coding sequence ATGGCAGTTCAAATCACCAAAAGGCTGCTCACCGTCGAAGAGTATCATAAAATGGGAGAAGCCGGCATTCTTCAAGAGAGCGGTATCGAATTGATAAACGGCGAAATTATTGAGATGAGCCCCATCGGCAGTAAACAGGTATCCTGCGTCAACAAACTAAATGCTCTGTTGAACGCAATACTCGGAAAAAATGCCATCGTCAGTGTGCAAAATCCTATCATCACCGGCGATCTTTCTGAACCGGAACCCTACATTTCTATTCTCGCTTACCGGGAAGACTACTACGCTGAAAAAATCCCTGGCTCAAAAGACGTGCTGCTCGTCATCGAAGTGGCCGACACTTCTGTGGAATACGACCGCGAGGTCAAACTGCCGCAGTACGCCAAAAGCGGCATCCCCGAATTCTGGCTCGTCAACCTGGAAGACCAGGTAATCGAAGTGCACTGGCAACCGGCAGGCGATGGGTATAAGTTCAGAGAACTGGTGCGTTCCGGGGATATCTTGGATGCCCGGAATATTAAGTTAAGCATTCCGGTTGTGGCGATTCTGGGATAA